From Rutidosis leptorrhynchoides isolate AG116_Rl617_1_P2 chromosome 3, CSIRO_AGI_Rlap_v1, whole genome shotgun sequence, a single genomic window includes:
- the LOC139897976 gene encoding DNA-directed RNA polymerases II, IV and V subunit 3-like has protein sequence MDGASYQRFPKVKIRDLKDDYAKFELRDTDASMANALRRVMISEVPTIAIDLVEIEVNSSVLNDEFIAHRLGLIPLTSERAMSMRFSRDCDACDGDGQCEFCSVEFHLRAKCINDQTLDVTSKDLYSSDHTVVPVDFSDSGAENPEDQRGITIVKLRKGQELRLRAIARKGIGKDHAKWSPAATVTFMYEPEIHINEEMMETLSLEEKTSVVDCSPTKVFGINPHTHQVEVVDSEAYTYDDEVLKKVEAMGKPGLIEIYAKEDSFIFTVESTGAVKASQLVINAIDVLKQKLDAVRLLEESVEADDQFGELGAHMRGG, from the exons ATGGACGGAGCATCATACCAGCGATTCCCAAAGGTCAAAATCCGTGACCTCAAAGATGACTACGCAAAATTCGAGCTCCGTGATACCGACGCTAGTATGGCCAACGCGCTCCGGCGCGTTATGATCTCTGAAGTCCCAACAATCGCCATTGATCTCGTTGAAATCGAGGTCAATTCGTCGGTACTTAACGATGAGTTTATCGCACATCGATTAGGTTTAATTCCACTAACGAGTGAACGTGCGATGAGCATGCGGTTCTCACGTGACTGTGATGCGTGTGATGGTGATGGTCAGTGTGAGTTTTGTTCAGTTGAATTTCATCTGAGAGCTAAGTGCATTAATGATCAAACACTTGATGTTACTAGTAAGGATTTGTATAGCTCTGACCATACTGTTGTCCCTGTTGACTTTTCTGATTCTGGAGCTGAAAATCCTGAAGATCAGAG GGGCATCACAATTGTGAAGTTGCGCAAAGGGCAAGAATTGAGGCTAAGAGCAATAGCTCGAAAGGGGATCGGTAAAGATCATGCCAAATGGTCACCTGCTGCAACCGTCACTTTCATGTATGAGCCCGAGATTCACATCAACGAAGAGATGATGGAGACTTTATCACTCGAGGAGAAGACTAGTGTTGTGGACTGCAGCCCTACCAAAGTGTTTGGCATAAATCCCCACACCCACCAG GTGGAAGTGGTGGATTCTGAGGCGTACACGTACGATGATGAAGTGCTGAAGAAAGTGGAAGCCATGGGTAAACCAGGGCTTATTGAAATCTATGCAAAAGAAGACAGTTTTATCTTCACAGTTGAATCCACAGGTGCAGTCAAAGCGTCTCAGTTGGTGATTAATGCAATCGATGTTCTAAAACAGAAGCTGGATGCAGTTCGTCTGTTGGAGGAATCTGTGGAAGCTGATGACCAGTTTGGAGAATTGGGTGCTCACATGCGTGGAGGTTGA